CCCCGGGCTCGCTTCGCTCGCCGAGGGTGAGGGCGCGCGAAGAGGAAAAACTATGGGTTTAAAGAAAATGAGGAGCGGGACCACGTTGATCCGGTCGGAGGACTGAGATATTCGGTGGCCCTAAAAATGGGGAGCACCCCCCTTTGAACCGCTTGTTCTTCCTGCCTGGAAGCGCGCGCGAAGTCGGCACTCAAGGCCTTGGGCGTTGAGGAGGAAAAGAGGTAGCGTGCCGCCTGCTGCCTCCTTCCAGGAGGGATACATGGCGCCGGCGGTTGCGCGCGTACCATCCCTCGTACTCGGCAAGCGCTTCCTCGAGAGGGAGGAAACGGGGCGCTTGCCGGATGGCACGTTTAGGGGCGAGCGCGAGTATAATGAAAGCGCCGCGCGTCACGCCCCGGTAGCTCAGCTGGATAGAGCGGCGGTTTCCTAATTTTATAGAACTTATTTTTAGTGCGCTTTTTGCGTCTCGAAGGCCTGCGGAAGGCGCAGAAAACATGGACTTTAGGACAAACTAGGACAAGGCTTACGTTTCCGTCGGGTCGGGCAAGAGACACATGGTGAAACGTTTCCGGGCCGCACGGGTTCTGCCGCTCAGGCGTCCCTTCCAGGGTTCAGGGGAGCTTCGGACCTTCAAACGCTCTTCGTGCACGGCCTTCGCCGGCACTTCCGAAGGTCCGCCTTACGGCTTGCCTTCGACCCGATAAAGGCGGCGAAGTCCGTGGAGGACAGCCTGCCGGGAGATCGTTGTCAAACCCAGGGCCTTCAGGTCCACTTCCTCCTTCACGATTTGTTCAAGGAAGGATGGCATGTCCTCGACGATGCGGAGGGGTGGCTTCACGTCGGTATCGGGAGCGATGACCTGGAAGAGACGGAAGATGTCGTTCTTATGCTTCCGGATCGACCGACTGTCGATTTCTTCGCCGGCTGCCGCGCGGGCGCGCAGGTCCATCCAGGCTTTTGCCTTAAGCGGCACGAGGTGCACGGCATCGACGACCGGAAGTTCGTGGATCACCCGCCTCCCGTCTTGAATCCAGGCGTAATAATCCGCGTCAAGGAGGATCGCCGAGAGGCTGGAAATTTCCTCATCGATCGGGATCGGCGTCCGCCGGCCGGCCGGTTCGATGGGGAGGGCGTCAGGAGCCCGCGAGAAGAGCTCCACCATGGCCGGATAGGCGTCGTTCGCGGGCTTCTGGAAGCGGTAGAGCCTGGGTTTCCCGCGGGTCCCTTCCTGGAGGCGGTACCCTCCGGATTTAACGAACGTCCAGAACTTCCGTCCAAACTCCGCGTCGAGGGCTTCGACGAGGAGAACGATATCGAGATCCTTCGTGGCGCGGAAAGGCAGGCCCGCTTCCTCCATGAGGAGGACGCACGCCGTTCCGCCGATGATCACGTATCGATCGGAGAGGCCCGTGAAGTGCTTCCGAAAGAGGTCGAGCCCCCTTACCGCCATGGGACCTTCCTCATCATCTGATCGAGCGCGGCCTGGACGCGCTCGTCCGGGTTGTCCCTGAGAGAGAGGTACAGGGACAAAGGATCGACCCGGCCGTCTCCGGCAAAGAGATTGGGATCGTAGTTCCAGATCTCGACCATCCGTCCGTCGGGATCGTCCGGCATGGCTTCGACGAACCGGTCACCGTGGTGCAACGCCTTCCAGCCCTTGCGGTCGAGGGCGATCGTGATGAGGTCGGGCTCGGCCAACAAGGAACACTGCGCCAAGGCGCTCAATCCGGCCAGCGGACCGCGGATTCTGCGTCCCGGCATCTGGCGAATCGTGGAACGATTTCGGACGGGGGTTCGAAGGAACGGAGCCGCCTTTTTCCAGACCTCGGGTCCGGGCAAGGTCAGTCGAAGGCGACGTTCGCGGCCCCGGCCGGTGGCGTTCGATTCCCCGATGCCCGCGGCTTCCAGTTCGTCGAGAGCCAGGCTCATGGCCATCGCCGAATAGCCGAGTTTCGCGGCCAGCGCGGTGGGGCTCAGATCCTCATCGCCCCGAAGAAGGGCGTGAATCAATACCGCTTGGGAGGAGGGCCGAAAGACGCTGGGCTTCGGCCGGGAACCTCGGAAATGTTCCCGAAAGTCGAGCCCCACCATGGGCAAATACATCTGGTTGCCCGGTACGACGAAGGGGACCTTCTGATCGACCAGTCGCCGGCGGTTGCAGGGCGTGATGTGTCGGCGGACATAGATGACCGGCCCTTCCCAGCGGGCCTGCACCTGCTCGACGTGCTTGCGGATCGTGGCGGGGGTTTCTTCATGGCTTTCTCGGTCGGCCAGGAACAGGCACGAGCGGCCGAGGAGGTGGGCTTTGAAGAAGCGGTATCGCTCGCGAAGGAAGGGGGCGAGGTGTCGTTCCTCCTTCCAAGGGGTCAGGACGGGGGTATCGCCGAGGGTTTCCTTGAAGTAGGCTTCGAGGTCGCCGGCAAGAGGGGTCATGGATATAAATCTCGATATGAAGTATAAACTTATGATCTATATACTTCAATATCAAGTTTATTCTCGCCGGCGCAGGCGCTTCTCGCGTGCGCGGCGGGTGGGGATGTGCGGGATGCGTCCCAGGCCGTCACCGGCCGGGAGGAGGCGGGGCCGCAAGAAGATCGCTTTCGCCGAACCGCCGGATCAGGCCGCTCCGGCGGGCGGGGATTCCGCCTTCCCCTCCAGCCATTCGAGAAGCCCCGGAGTGGGCACGATGTAGGTCACCCGCTCCAGACCTCCGCCGATCTTGCGGCCCTGAAGGATCCCGCCGTGGATCATCCCGCGCACCGCCGCCGGAGAGATGCCGAGAAGCCGGGCTACTTCGGGAACGGTAAGGGCCAGGCGGCCCCGCAGAACCTCCCGGGCGTCCAACCGCGCCGGCGCGATCGGCCGCTCTTCCGGGATGAACCGGCCGCGCCCGTTCGAGCGCTCGGTCCCGCGACGGATCCCTTTCACGTCCAGATCGTTCATATGGACCTCCCGTAGAGAATCGGAGCCGCGAGAAAGGCGGGACGGATCGGCCCGCCCCCGGATCGAGGGGGACGGGCGGACCCGTCCCGGTCCGGGCTCAAGGCCCGACCGGGAGGGGAAGAAGAGAGGACTTCAGACGGCCGTGTCCCGGATCCAGGAGCGGCGGAGACGGGGCTTCCGACAATAGTCGGCCGCCCGCTCGATCCACTCGAGAAGCGCCTCCGCGCGCCGGCGGGGCGTCATCCGGTTCCAGCCGCCGATCCGCGCCTCGCCGAAGGCGTGCGCCTGGAGCCACTTGACCGCCATGACGGCGCCCTTGGGACCCAGCGACAGGTACAGCCCCCGGGGAGAGGCCAGAAGCTCGGCCAGATCCGCCACGACCCGCTCAGGCCACCTTCCCGGGAGGGCCGCCGGCCGATCCTTCAGCTCGGTGGACTCCACCACGTTCCTCCTTTCGCACATACGGAGACTTCGCCGGCGCGAACCGCGGCTCCCCGCCGCTCAGCCCGCCGGCCTCGTTGACCGCCCGCAGAGCGGAAGCGATCGCCCGGATCTCCGGAGCGTCCTGGGGGACGCCCGAGACGGCCAGGGCCAGCCCCGCCCGCACCAGATGCCAGTTGGCGGCCTGATAGGCGCTCCGGCGTCCCTGCCGGGGCGGACCCTGGGCCG
This genomic stretch from Planctomycetota bacterium harbors:
- a CDS encoding helix-turn-helix domain-containing protein; protein product: MNDLDVKGIRRGTERSNGRGRFIPEERPIAPARLDAREVLRGRLALTVPEVARLLGISPAAVRGMIHGGILQGRKIGGGLERVTYIVPTPGLLEWLEGKAESPPAGAA